The proteins below are encoded in one region of Listeria swaminathanii:
- a CDS encoding DUF2247 family protein, whose protein sequence is MKLTDLKEKKVNYDWKTIYVGIIQNFFKSKVISDYAIELMEQGKEDDFTIDLAWGVDSDNLQQVLFEIKNQYFPDLDETSNEYKLEERKLRFIYLSKLKETVNDNDYLLKKIAEFYGNNGYPEDMVGFINYMPQEVSTTKEDLINRFHSFLNSEQSRIK, encoded by the coding sequence ATGAAACTAACTGACTTAAAAGAAAAGAAAGTTAACTATGATTGGAAAACTATCTATGTTGGAATTATTCAAAATTTCTTTAAATCAAAGGTTATTTCTGACTATGCAATAGAGTTAATGGAACAAGGAAAAGAAGATGATTTTACTATTGATTTAGCTTGGGGAGTGGATTCTGATAACCTACAGCAAGTATTATTTGAAATAAAAAATCAATATTTCCCTGACTTAGATGAAACTAGTAATGAATATAAATTAGAAGAGAGAAAGCTTAGATTTATTTATCTTTCTAAATTAAAAGAGACGGTCAACGATAACGATTATTTATTAAAAAAGATTGCAGAATTCTATGGAAATAATGGTTATCCAGAAGATATGGTTGGATTTATAAATTATATGCCTCAAGAAGTTTCTACCACAAAAGAAGATTTAATAAATAGATTTCATAGTTTTTTAAATTCAGAACAAAGCAGAATAAAATAA
- a CDS encoding polymorphic toxin type 50 domain-containing protein, which translates to MRVEKTTKAICGNLEPVGAGALDSLVNNFTFGSVETIGKNKEVNGDDNRYYVGRLIADSAGIYLGIEGIIFGVGVETGGVVLDGTGAGAVIGVPLNIAGLTIITGSAALIASSGANFFQDAKDLFSNIEKNKDKAKSDNATKAAEEAGGTDDIAGNASKANPNNAKVHTGQQDKHIPGTSNYNQEIANGKYRSTLSENPQQLLDEFAGTGQKIGTTKERVDFGKVIGKYYDEATGTYTDTTKGIIHYNSKGQAHIVPARP; encoded by the coding sequence ATGCGGGTAGAAAAAACAACGAAAGCAATTTGTGGAAATCTTGAACCAGTAGGCGCAGGAGCATTGGATAGTCTAGTAAATAATTTCACTTTCGGTTCCGTAGAAACCATTGGTAAAAATAAGGAAGTGAATGGCGATGATAACCGCTATTACGTTGGGAGACTAATTGCTGACTCAGCGGGTATCTATCTTGGCATTGAGGGAATCATCTTTGGGGTAGGAGTTGAAACAGGCGGTGTGGTACTGGACGGAACAGGAGCCGGAGCAGTAATCGGAGTGCCACTCAATATAGCAGGATTAACCATAATCACAGGAAGTGCAGCTTTAATAGCAAGCAGCGGAGCAAACTTTTTCCAAGACGCGAAGGATTTGTTTTCGAATATTGAGAAGAATAAAGACAAAGCGAAAAGTGACAACGCCACAAAAGCGGCAGAGGAAGCTGGTGGAACTGATGACATTGCTGGTAATGCGTCAAAGGCGAATCCGAATAATGCTAAAGTACATACAGGACAACAAGATAAGCATATACCAGGCACTAGTAATTACAATCAAGAAATTGCAAATGGAAAATACAGAAGCACTTTGAGTGAGAATCCACAGCAGTTATTGGATGAATTTGCAGGCACTGGACAAAAAATAGGAACAACTAAAGAACGAGTAGATTTTGGCAAAGTGATAGGAAAATATTATGATGAAGCTACTGGAACCTATACTGATACCACAAAAGGAATAATACACTATAACAGTAAGGGTCAGGCACACATAGTGCCTGCTAGACCATAA